A stretch of DNA from Columba livia isolate bColLiv1 breed racing homer chromosome 11, bColLiv1.pat.W.v2, whole genome shotgun sequence:
AGAATGCAAGCACATTTCTCAGGCTACTAAGTCACTGTTCAAGCAGTGACTCAGATGGTAATCTTTGAACTGTCATCTCCAGTTATTCCACCAAGTTTCACCTCTTGAGAGTTTACCCAGCTTGTCCTCTCTGGCTCCTTGCAAGtttgcaagaaaacacaaagttaATCCATCAGCTTCTGCTTACCCAAAAGTGGCCAAGAGCAGATACACCAAACCATTCATGACCTACAGCAGAAGACTCAAACTCCTCTCCTTCAACTAAGTTGTCTTTCCCACCTCTCTAGTCTTTTGGCATTTAAGTATTTTTGAGTAATTTACTCATCCAGAATTTATCTGCTAGTTGTTTTCCCACTAAGCTGTAGCAAATTACATGCAACTAAGCAAGGGATCCAGTTAGTATGAGGATGAGATCCACAGCAGGAACACTCAGCTTGTTTTGTACATCCTTGTTTGCATCCTTCTTCCTGCATCCCAAAGCCCTCACCCATCATTTGGGTTCAAGACAGATTTCTCATTAAGTGACACAAtgaaaattcagtttattttacaCAAAAACTGTAGAAAAGTGACAATTGTCCCTCTTTACCTAGCAGAATTGAACCTTCACTGCAGAACTCTGCTATCACATGCAGGAGAAGTACCAGAAAGACTGAGATAGGCCTTGAATGTATGGAGAGGTGCTGCAATTGAGGTTAAAAACAAACCCTTTTAGAGTTGTCCTTATTTCCATTGTCATAGGCTTGCATCCAGTCTCCTACCAACACAAGGCAGCTCCAGTCCAGCACCAAAAATAAGGTCCTGATTAAAAAGGATGTCGTACAGCTGGGATAATGCAAAGTTTTCCATGTTGTTCTGACTCCCAACTTCAGCTGAGCAGCTTTTTCCGTGAGTAAGTCCTACTAAGGGGATGCTTCCTGGAAGCCGTGATGGGGAATGGAGACAGCTCCTGGTCAGCAGTAATTTGGAAGGCATCGGTTTCCTCTTctacaaaacaaagaataaattaaGCCACGGTTTGCTAAAGTTTAATGGTGACTCCAATAAGCAAGATACCAACTGGAAACAATAAGAACAATAACTTCCTACTTAGCTGCTTTCTTCATTGCTACCTCCCCTCCCTTCCAAACTTCCTAATTCACAGCAAGTTTCTTGGAAGCGTGTGAGATGGAGACACTGCACACAAGTGGCAGATACAGCCATGGGCTCTCTAGACAAAGACCAATCCCTAGCACAGTATGCCTTTGTTCTCATTTAGCAGGAGGCAAGCAGAGTGGAAACCTGGTCTGCTCAagccttttctttccagcaCAGGTGGTTACCTTGAAGACGCTTTCTCCGAGATGGTGGTGTCTGTCCCTGGCACAGCAGCGGGGACTGGGTCAGCGCTAGAAGGCTGTTAGCGGAGAGTGTGCTCTTCAGTGGTGGAGTCGAGCCTGGAAAAGCACAGTGAGATGCTGCAAACTGACCATACACAGCCTTTATTCTAGTTTGAAACTTCTATCAGTACAAGTGATAACTTTGAGTTTATCTGAATCAAAATCTAGGCTGGCATAGTGGGTTTCTGGCATCAGGAAAGGCAAACGACACTCTGGATTTAGCTCTTAGAGCtagtttttttggtggttttgtagAAAAACACTTCACTTATTAAACTTACTCTTCAGTTACTTTATGTGTCCTGGAAGGAAACTGTTGTTACAACTGTGATTGTCTCTTACACAAAAAGGAGCTCTGTAGGTACAGAAATCTCTTACAGGTCCAGCTTAAGGCTAAATACTGCTATTATTCCATGTCCCAAATACAGACTAATGGTGCTTTAAAGTTTGTCCATTTTTCTCAGTGATACCTGTTGGACGAGTAAGACACTGCTGCTATGTACAAAGCTTTCCTTGTGAGGGGAAACAGACACTGAGGCTTAGCCTCAGGGCATGCAATGACTATAGAACAACATCTGCCATAGTCCCCCATAATCTAGAGTTGTTCCAGAAATAATGGAAGTTAAGTATTTGCAATTCACAAGGCCTTGATTACAGAGCTGAGACAGCCTGTTTCACCAAGGTCAGCTAATCATCTGTACccacagcaaaagcaaacaggTAGTTTAAAGTTAAATACCTACTGCCACAACATCACTGCTAGCAAGGCAAAAATTTCTGATACCTGCTTTCAGTGGCCCCACCCCCACAAGCAGATGGGGCACCAATAAATACCAGCATCCCCAGGACTAACCCCCCAAGGCTCCAGCCTATATTGCAGCAGCTTTACACTTAAAAGAGTTAAGTTCAGTGCTGGATGCTGGGCAGAAATAGCTGGCAGCATCACCTAAAACCCAAATAAATCACCTGGTCTGATTTCAACATGTATTGCAATACAAGAGCTATCACTTCCCTAAGTCACAGTTCACATTCCATTCAGTACACTGTAGTGACCTTACACCACCTTTATTCAACTTGAGTCATCACCATTTACAGGACAGCAGGCAGATGTAATTGTGACCCTCCCTCCCCAAGTTCTgcaaattttccttttgcttcctCCAGCCTCCtactttttcatatttctctgaTCTCTCTCACATCATTAATACTCCATTGATGAACTCCTCATATCTAATCTGCCTCTCCACATAATTAACTTCTACATCAATTAAAACCTACTCACCCCCTCCATCTAATTCTCCTTCAGaaaagtttttttcttgtttttgtctACCACACATTTTTAACCACTTCTGATTTCAATGGCGTCTCATTCATGCCACTTAATTACCTGACAAAAGGAAGACATCGTCATCCCCTCCACAACTGTGCTGCTCAGGAGTTATAAGCGCACATGCTCCTGGTTTCTCAGGAGGTACAGAGTCCATCCTTAatttgcttctgctgctttcatCTGTGGAAAAGCCAGTGAGATCCAAGTTGCGCCTATCAGTGCAAGATCTTTTGGGATCACGGTTCTCCTCCTTTTCTGGTGACAGATAAGTCAAGACTCGCTTCCGAGATTTCAAGCCAAAAGCTCCCATGGCAAAATCCTCAACAGCCCTCAAATCAGAGTCACTAGGAGATGCCTGATCCTGGAGCCTGTAAATCCCTTCCAGTCCAAATTCCCCAAGAGCATTTGTCActttgctgctgcagtgctCTAAGATCTTCACCTCTCCTTCTCTGCCTGTGGACATTCTCTTCTGTTCATCAGCATTCTTCTCGGTTTGACCACAGCTAGCATTAGCAGTTCTGCTTGCTGCTCTCTTTCTCCGGGGCCAATCATTGATGGCATCAGGGGTAGTCTTTCCCTTCTGCTTGGGAGAAGGTGTCCAGGGAACTCCTGCTTCCAAGGGGGATGGGGAGGTGGTATTAGAAGCGCAGCTTGTTGGGGTATACGACTGGCATATGTAGGTCTGTCCTCCGCCTTTCCCAGGTGTACTGTGGAAAGAGCGAAAGCAGGACGGTGAaacacaggcagctgctggttttcctgGGTGCTTGCTACACCAGGTCATAGCAAGATCACCAAAGGGGCTTTCTCCTCCCTTGGGTTTGCTGGCACTTGCTTCAGGTTGAACTTCCAACGATGAGCAAGAGCCAATTTTCTTAATGCGAAGCTTGGGCAGGCCTGAAGCTTGCATTTCAAGTTCGACTTCGTAAGTGGGTGGACTAACCAAAGGCGGTTTGCAACGACTTTTAGGAGTAGAGAACTTGTCTATAAGTTGAGGATTTCCCATCCGTGCTGCAGCCTCCCTCTGTCTCCTGTCTGCAGTGCAGCGTAAAGAATAGGCAGAAGCAGGTTTTGGCACAGGAGGTGAAGTATTCAGGGCAAATCTGGAGTGCCTCTTAAGACTTGGAACCTTCAGCCCCACATATTCTTCTTTCAGCAGGGTTCTTGGTTCCAAGTCATCACTAACTGTTTGAGAATCCCTTTGGAAGGATGCACAGGTGCTTGCACTGGAGTTCCCCTCTGTAATCAATTGCTCACACTCTATCACAGCATTCTGTGCATAGACCTGCCCTCCAGCAGGCTTGGGAGACAACTGCTTTTCCAAGTTTTCCAAGTCCTCTCTTGGAGAAGACTTTTGAGATGCCACATCCATCTGTTTATTCTTCTCCAatacagcagcattttcagtAACTTGGGACTGACAAAGCTGGAGGCTTTTTACGCAAGAGTTACCAACACTATAACGATGATTCTCCTTATTCTTTGAAGGTGTTACACATGCAAGTGTGAGGTTCTCTCCTCCAGAATTTGGTTCACATTTGGCCTCCTTGGATGTGTGAAGCAGGGATCTCCGTGAAGTGCCAGTAATAACTGGAGATTTTTGAAGAGATGGTTCCCAATCAGACTCCATAGCCTGCACATGGGAAGGAGAGCAGATTGCCACAGCATTTGTGGGACTTTGACAGAGAGGGGGACTGAAGGAAGGCTCCAGCCTCACAGCAAGCGGTGACACTTCCACACTCAGTGGGCTGGTACATAATTTTGAACCTGGATCTTCAGGTTTCCTGGGAGTACTTTTAGTTGCTCGAGGTAATGAATCTGACTGCAGTTGAGTTTCCTTTGGGAGGATTTGCCTCCGAGTACCAACTGGAGATGCTAATTTTGAGAGGTATCTCAAGGAACGCCTTGGAGTTTGCTGCTCTGCAAAACATCTTTTCTGGactgcagaggagggagaggcaGCTGGATTTGAATCTGTCAGAGGTAACAATGAGGCACTGAGCACTGTGAGCCCTTCAAGTTCTGGTACTTGTAAGCCAGTCTCTTTGCAAGGAGGGGAAAGTCCTTCTGCTGGAGAACAATCCTTAGAAGTTCCTTGCAGCAAGTGAACCCTCTTATTTTCACTTAACGCAGATGGTGACTTGACCCTTTGTACAGGATGAGAAAAGTACTTTCCCAAACACTTCACTGCAGTCTGCTTAGCAGCTGGACTTCTGCGAGGAGTCTTCTCCAGCTTCTGTGGTGTCCTGTGGAGAATGCGAGGTGATCTCCTCGGTAGCTTACTGGCAGAATGTGGTAGCTTCTGGGCAAATTTATGAGGAGTTTTTCTAGGAGTCTGAAGAGGGAGAGACATAAATTAAAGAACCATGCTTGTTCTTTCCAGAGGTATTATATACCCTTCTTGCAATTTATTCCTCAatattcaaaacacagaaaccatTTGATTAGACTTAATGGAAATACTAAGTTTAAGATGCATAGGATTCACTAAACATGAACAGAAAGAGAGGATGGGAAGAGAGTGTTTCTACCTGACATGTGGTCAACTCCTCTAAGTGTAAGGAATCTTTTCTTGTTCTCCTCCTGCCAGGTGAAGGCTTCGCTGCAGGACTACACATGTCAATGACCGCACCAAAGAAAAACCTCTTGGGAGTCTGGACAGTGGGGCTCTCTGAATGCTGCTTAATGCCTGTAAAGTGGAACAGTACTATTCAACTAACAGTAAGTAACCTGCAATGAACAATTGCTTCAATCACTTCAGATGTATGGACAAGTAGTGTACAAAGCCTATAGCCCTAGCATGTTCTTTTCTAGCCAAATGTTAAAGCTTCACCAGAATTACTGTTATTTCCCCAATATGAAACTAATATCCATCTGTAGAAAGAGTGCTCTAGTAGGACAAAAAGTACAAAATAGCTCAGCCTCTTATTCTATTTATAGCTTGTACCTTAAAGTTCTGGTTCATGACTAAGGATTCTAGCAAGTACAATATAAAGAACTAAATGTCACCATTTGTAGCTGATAATCCTACTGAGACAGCCAACAAAGAAGATCCCATCAGTCACTGCTTTATACTGCCACAGAGTAGACTGAAAGTAAGCTTTGGGGTTTCTGTCCCATATTTTACAAGGATTTCACTGCATTTAAGGAATGCAGACTGACAATCAGTGGTATTCCATTAGATGGGCCTGACTCCGTTAAGTTGGCAGTGTATCATCATAGAAATTAGTTGCCTTACCATCCTCCAAATTCAGATTCCCAATTCAAAAAATGATTACTGGGGATGAATTTTTGTCTACAGAAGATACTGCATGATAGCTCTTGGCTTCTTACAGTCTCTTGTAGAGACTAATCAAGTCAGACTTTGATCTATCCGCATCAGCTTTTCAGATCAGCAATATCAGCCTGCTCAGATCCCGTTCAGTACCTTTGACATCCTGCAGCATACAGCTCTCCCCTTCTTGTCCCTGATGGACTCGCTGTGAATTTCGTGAGCTGGCCTGTGTAGTGGAATTGAGAACACCAGAACAGGTCCTATTCAAAGACAGCTGTTTGATGCGTGGACTTCTTCTCAAACCTACTTCTGAAAAGGTAAAGACATTGGAAATTGAGCCTTCTTTCTCCCTCAACAACAGGGAGATCTTCAGGAACAGTACCTAACTGAAAACAACACACACTACTGAACTTCCATACGCCTAACAAATCTTCCAACTCATAATGCCCCCTCCTCTAAGTCATGATTACTCTCACCCCTCTCTGGCAATTATATAGAAAGGAATGCTAGAAAAGCCATGTTCAACTCAAATTACATCCAGGTTAAATGATCAAttccttctcctgcctcttTTTACTAGCAATTTTATCTTCCTCTTTGCCCAACCATGCTCTTTTCTACTTCCTTcctggggaaaagaaacagtaGTAGTCAACATAACACGGAGACACTCCACAGAGCCCAGCAGCTGTCTGCTACAGTCAAAACTAGAGCAGTGTTCGGGTCACAGCACATTgaagttacattaaaaaaatcaccttgCACCCACTGGTTTGACAGTAATTATAGCAGCTCAGAATCTTGTTCACCTTTAAAGTTCTTCATGAATTTTCATTTAAGAGTTATATCTACCTTTCTTAACTTAACAACTGTACAAGGTTGTCAAAGCCACGAGCAGCAAGTGGTTCTGTCAGAGGAGGCTTTGCCCCACCAACAGAATAGTGCAATACTTTCATACTGACCATTCACAAATTGCCTAAATTGAAGCACAGTCATCTTACAAGCTACAACACAGCAAAACCACCTttaatcagaagaaaaagagtgCTTACCATTTATGGTCTTCTCTGGAGATTCTTCTACAACGCCAGTGTCACAACCTGGATCAGAAGACCTTGAGAAACAGCAGACATTTTGGACTTTACATACTGGTCACATTTACGAAAACAGAATTTGCCACATAGACTGAAAAGCAGTGGTCTGTTCTACAACACATTGCTTTTTTGGCTGCTCTAAGTGATCAGTAAGCACTTTGcctactattaaaaaaatggttGAGTATGGGAAACTGTCTAGCTGTATAGGTAATGGTTCCACATGGAGGTAAATGCTAAATTTCAGCCTGGAGTCCACAAAACACAGCTCAGGCCTTTCCTTCAGAGGCCCTTGAAACAGCAACTGACCCTGAACAAAAGTTAGCTGCAGGAATTAAAGCACGCTGACTTACACAATGAAGCAAGCAGTATTTCTCCTCACTCAGACAACAGAAATTAGCATCCGTTGGTTCTCTTGCTGACATAGGTGAGGATGACACTTTGACCACAAAAAGATACCTGGTTCTTGTGCTCACAGCCATTAATTATACATCTAATATTTACTGAACTCGAGAAAGAAAGCACTCACTCACCGGCCTTTGATCTGCTTATGTAGTAGTCTCCTGGAGACCTGCTTATGTAGTGGTGTTTCTGCAACTCTCTTCGTCAGTAACTTCCGATGATCTAAAAATCAAGCAAGAGCTACAACATCACACAGTTATAAAGCAGTTAggacaaataaatacatacagtgTTGTACAGGTTTCAGTTTAAGAATGACAGCCAATATAGAATCATTGTGCAGTGTCCCAGCACTCATAAGCGACCATTTCAGAGCCCAGTGTCTACTTTTCCTTCTCAATCCCTCAATATCATTAATAGCACTGACTTTGCATCAGACATAAttaacttaaaaacaaatttctttcttcattttccattcACAGATTCTCTTTTAACCAAGCACTTAACATGAGTTTTCTTTATGAGACACAGAGTTCAGTAAAAAATAGGTTTCAGTTTTAATATCTTATTCATCCTACAACCACCACAGCAatcatctgaaatattttcttcttcattaaaaaaaagtataattgTTGCATAGAGCTGAAGATGCAAGAATAGGAACTTTAGCAGAAGATCATCCACAACAATCCTACGTGTGCAAGTCATGTCCTACCTTTAGTGCCTTCATCAGTGCATTTGTATCTTAGGCCTTCCACAGCAGACACTGACTGGCTTCTAGGCATCTTCTTCATTGACCTTTTGGATGGTGAAAGCAGCTCTTCATTGAAGAGGTTCCTCCTTACTTTTGTAACCTCTGTGAgacaagaaaaagcaataaatgatcatattaaaaggaaaaaaagaagaaatcactggaagatggttttttttctggccaCTGGGGGTGGGAATATCACATACCAACatagaaaaacaactttttagAGGCCACAAAGCAttgaaaagttgtttttctgctACATTTTAGAGGAAATGTCATCCTCTAAATCCATCCTGGACTTCTTACAAATTGGCATTCTTTGCATTATTTCAGCAATAAGCAACAAGCAGATGCCAtagcagaaaaagcagctaGTCAGTGTCCTAGATAGAGCAACATTAAGTGAGCTACAAAAATCTCAAGCAACATATTGGTTCAGAGAACACATGtgagatttcattttaaatatcttgCAGAGAAATATCAGGTTTCCAGATATGAGTCCACTCTTGTCCTTGTTTTCAGGCCAGAGAAGGTAGAAATAATTGCAAGATTCAAGGACAAACAGAAAAGTTTTCCTCTCAGAACACAGGATTTAAGTTCTTTCTGTGTGAGCACACACAGAATAGAGATGATTTTTTGCTCAAAGTTTCTGCAGAATTCAGCAAAACTTCCTTTTGATTTCCAGCATGCTTCAGCATAATTTCATCACAGCTCACTAAAATTTACAGGGAGAACATGTGCTGAAGACGCACCTTTCCATGGAAAAGCTAGAAGTCAATATACCTTGCACTGCTTCTTTCTGCAACAAAGGCATCTGTTGGGACTTCTCAGTGGCAAGGTAAGAACGCAAGCTCtcctgaaacaaaaagaaattagcCCCACTGGTAATTTAATGTTACAGTTAACTATTATGAATATTAACTGTAAGCTCTGAACCATACACACATTGTTTCAATTTCTCCTTCAAAACTACTTTTATCTCTGTACAGCTGATACAGGACATACCTACTAAGTGAATACAGCACAAGAGTTTCTGCACTCAAGTGTCACTTCACAGCTTTGCTGCACCCTGCAGAAGCAATTCACACACAATCCTTCTGGAAGTTTTACCTTTCTGCTGGGATTCTTGGCTATCTTGGGAATCTCAATTTGACGCAAGTTCTGTGGTGCTTCTGTCATGCTCCTGTGTCTGGCTAATACATTATTCCttcagaaagcagacaaagatTAAGTTAAAATAAAGTCAGAAGCATGGTTATCAACCTAATGACAATTCAACTTAGGCTTGACTTTAGACATAGGAAATCTTTACCTAAATTCACATTGCAAATTGCAATGGTACCTCAGTTAAGTtacaacactgaaaaattatttgtgatATAAACAGCAATACCTAACTTTACAGTTGGTATTAAAACTCATTTCACAATTTATTAAAACATATGCAGGATCCCCAGCATAAAGGTCTACAGtatattccttttcttctcatgGAAGACACAAACTCTACTTATGCATAAGATACACATACAGAATGAAGATTACACTTGCATATAGTCAACAATGGCAAGTTCAAATGAAAAGTGGGAGCCCTTTATTTCTCTCAGGCTTGCAGAACTGTCAGCAGGTGCCAGCTTG
This window harbors:
- the TICRR gene encoding treslin, which translates into the protein MACSHSVVFLLDTARPGQRARLQRGALRLLNHLGCRFGLPRLRWAFRFFDSLGGRGGASRGGGFRSPGPCAWARFEEELAERFGARGPAAVLPGPAPRAALTHNGLKETLLDFQWDRPEIASPAKPLRRSRGTGLATGEPPESQPPPEGFVNAVFLFSPCPHSRRELRRFVSGSDAPSSPFAPPTVQELAEKLLPKSVQELIVDQKITLFWVDTAEWSQLIESPDHVGYWTMFELIRQMGGTILPSETLVQCLSHHRADLARGFLGDLSCPVPQTVPWTMLLPLDATLNCLFSKPSVFQAVFPQQEGTLVLSMPGGKKQESCAVILEPLAMSQRQLHSPVHIFLKGSLTGWSLIQAGPFLTESWILQNSRAEQAEGNRSLFHRLLKSLMTEELHMVAEVSPSKTWCPCTAVLSPLSECAAVLTILGPEKTAEVQRCSLAGAVVENSSQDSALHLPEIVNSVLSKINTSVEDSLAGMGEETPVPEWVQRELSHTDGWHPSVLDAWYPTSNACGATSDLMESFRLLQVPCANGKDDTDQSEVELSESLSELYQRKFSETSAATGPENNKKRRGIPRTPVRQKMKTMSRSLQMLNVARLNVKAQKFHPDGVSLAVNEKLPQKLSAKRLDEKVEEKEKALKISIDFKTEEELQSHLIASYQKAVAEGDISSVCAQNMIMAIKKFLKVQDANEKEVACVERVRNHLLKTSKALRQQHSSQKEAKVRECRLQVFLRLELCLQCPSLQSNADEMEQLLEEMTDMLRILCLTEDPGYLTKFLEEILELYMNFIPKTLGDIYYGLGTQIPSKLASVLPSDFFSDDSLTLDSKSPGLPLSLSSVLTPGAVCVGTESDQLEELRTRSAKKRRNNVLARHRSMTEAPQNLRQIEIPKIAKNPSRKESLRSYLATEKSQQMPLLQKEAVQEVTKVRRNLFNEELLSPSKRSMKKMPRSQSVSAVEGLRYKCTDEGTKDHRKLLTKRVAETPLHKQVSRRLLHKQIKGRSSDPGCDTGVVEESPEKTINEVGLRRSPRIKQLSLNRTCSGVLNSTTQASSRNSQRVHQGQEGESCMLQDVKGIKQHSESPTVQTPKRFFFGAVIDMCSPAAKPSPGRRRTRKDSLHLEELTTCQTPRKTPHKFAQKLPHSASKLPRRSPRILHRTPQKLEKTPRRSPAAKQTAVKCLGKYFSHPVQRVKSPSALSENKRVHLLQGTSKDCSPAEGLSPPCKETGLQVPELEGLTVLSASLLPLTDSNPAASPSSAVQKRCFAEQQTPRRSLRYLSKLASPVGTRRQILPKETQLQSDSLPRATKSTPRKPEDPGSKLCTSPLSVEVSPLAVRLEPSFSPPLCQSPTNAVAICSPSHVQAMESDWEPSLQKSPVITGTSRRSLLHTSKEAKCEPNSGGENLTLACVTPSKNKENHRYSVGNSCVKSLQLCQSQVTENAAVLEKNKQMDVASQKSSPREDLENLEKQLSPKPAGGQVYAQNAVIECEQLITEGNSSASTCASFQRDSQTVSDDLEPRTLLKEEYVGLKVPSLKRHSRFALNTSPPVPKPASAYSLRCTADRRQREAAARMGNPQLIDKFSTPKSRCKPPLVSPPTYEVELEMQASGLPKLRIKKIGSCSSLEVQPEASASKPKGGESPFGDLAMTWCSKHPGKPAAACVSPSCFRSFHSTPGKGGGQTYICQSYTPTSCASNTTSPSPLEAGVPWTPSPKQKGKTTPDAINDWPRRKRAASRTANASCGQTEKNADEQKRMSTGREGEVKILEHCSSKVTNALGEFGLEGIYRLQDQASPSDSDLRAVEDFAMGAFGLKSRKRVLTYLSPEKEENRDPKRSCTDRRNLDLTGFSTDESSRSKLRMDSVPPEKPGACALITPEQHSCGGDDDVFLLSGSTPPLKSTLSANSLLALTQSPLLCQGQTPPSRRKRLQEEETDAFQITADQELSPFPITASRKHPLSRTYSRKKLLS